The Prochlorococcus sp. MIT 0801 genomic sequence TATGTTCTACAAAGCTTCTATTTTGAGGGTTAAGATCAACAAACCAAACATGTTCAACTTCTGGCAAAAATGAGGCTGCTAGAGCATGTGTACCAATACCACCACCAAAATCTAAAACTTTTCCAGAAACAAATTTTTCTTGCAAGCGAAGAGTATCAGCTATGTAATTAAAACTATTTAGATGCCAAGAAGCTAGATCTATTAAATGAGCATCTCCAACTTTTTCTTCGTAAAAATCGCCTGCATTGGTCTCAGTAAATGCTCCTGGATGAAGAGCTGCTAAATCATCAACACCCTTAAGCAACCTTTGATCTAATTGCTCATTAGTAATATTTAGGAAATCAATAAGATGTTTTTTCAAATTAAAGCCATCTTTAAGGAAAGAGGAAATACTTAGATCTAAATAGTTCATATTATTTGGCTGACTGAACGCACTGAGTTATAACTTTAAATGTTCAGGGTTACTTGAACAATATTTTCATATGAGCCTAAACCTGCAATATCAATTTTGGAAAAGCCCTTTGGATTTGTTGTTATTGATAAGCCTTATGGGCTTACTTCTCATGATTGCGTTAATAGACTTAGAAAAGTATTTGGTATCAAAAAAATTGGACATACTGGAACTCTAGACCCTGCAGTTACTGGAGTACTTCCAATAGCAATAGGTGATGCAACAAGATTAATCTCTTATTTACAAGGCTC encodes the following:
- a CDS encoding bifunctional 2-polyprenyl-6-hydroxyphenol methylase/3-demethylubiquinol 3-O-methyltransferase UbiG, coding for MNYLDLSISSFLKDGFNLKKHLIDFLNITNEQLDQRLLKGVDDLAALHPGAFTETNAGDFYEEKVGDAHLIDLASWHLNSFNYIADTLRLQEKFVSGKVLDFGGGIGTHALAASFLPEVEHVWFVDLNPQNRSFVEHRSKELGIEDKISIFRDLESTNDVVFDSLVCLDVLEHLPNPAKQLKIFLEKLSPEGIALMNWYFYKGKNGEYPFHFDDPSLIEKFFSTLQLNYLEVFHPLLITTRAYKPLRIQTRQP